The genomic region TTCCGAATCGGAAGACGACACGCCACCCAGTCTCACTCCAATCGGACGAGTGCGTCGAGGTGGCCGCGGAAGTCGAGGTCGTGGCCGTCGACCGTCGAGACGCGAACTGCTTCGGAGGAGAAGCTGGATTCGAGGCGGTACTCCTCGCCGTCGTCGCCGTGGACGTAGATGGTCGAGCCGCCGATGTAGCTCGTCTCGGCGCGGGTGACGACGCCGTCCATGGTGGAGATCTCCGAGGAGCCGTCGCGCGAATCGCGCCGGACGTCGAAGCGAATCTCGTACCCCTCCTCGACGTCGTCCAGCCCGGAGTCGAGGACGTTCTTCAGGTCGGACGCGTCGGCGGCCGCGACCGCCTCGGCGGCCTGGTTGGCGTCGTGGAGCGCCACCGGGCCATCGTCGCCTTCCGCCTCGGCCTCGTCGTCCGCCGTGTCGTCGCCCGCGTCGTCGGAATCCGCGCCCGATTCGTCTGGCTCGTCCGCGACCTCGATGGGGTCCACGTCGTCGCCGTGGCCGGCCGGGACCGCGGCTTCCATATCGGCGGTCGCTTCGGGCGTCGTCTCGGGGACGTTCGCGACGAACTGGTCGAACACGCCGGTGCAGTCCGCACAGAGGAGGTAGCAGATGTCGTCCACGGCGAGGAGTTCGAGGCTGTCGTCGTCGCCGAAGTCGTCGCCACAGAGGCTGCAGTCGTCGACCTCGCCGAGCGAGTCGGGGTCGGTCGCGTCGACGTCGTGGGCGGCCATGTCGTCGGTGAGTTCCGATATCTCGTCGAAGCAGTGCTCACAGGCGAGGCGTTCGGTGACGGCGTCGGCCTCCGTCGAGAGGTCTACCCGCCGATGACACAGCGAGTGCAGGTCGGGCCCGTCGTCGTCGTCGGAGAAGGTTCGCTCACAGAAGGTACAGCTCTGGGGGGCGTCGCGTTGACTCATCGTCTGACTTCTCCCCCGCCGGCCACTTAATTTCGACCGTTGGTTTCGCGTCAGAAGTGTTGGTATCCCTGAGTGTCGAGCCAGTGGTGCGCGACCGTGATGGAGTGGTCGGCGTGGAGGATTCGCGGGCCGAGCCGGAGGCGCAGGTCGGCAGCGTCGGCGAGCAGGGACTCCTCCTCGTCGGTGAAGTCGGTGTGGTCCGAGAGGACGAACACGGGGTTCTCGGGGAGCTCGGCCTCGCTGGCGGGGTCACCGTCCTCGTGGAGCTGGACGACGGTTCCGTCGCGGGCGCACTCCTCGAGAATCGTCTCGAAGCCGAACCGCCGGATGGACACCCCGGGCGAGGCCTCGGCGGGCATGTGCCCGATGGCGTCCTCGCGGTGGTCGAGGGCGTTGCGGACGAGCGCGGCGATGGAGCGCTCGTCGGGGTGGAGGTTCCGGACCTCGCTCCCGTCGACGGTGACGGTGTACTCGTCGCCCAGGACGAGGTGGACGCGGACGTCCTCGCGGATGCCGTGGCTGGCGAGGAAGGCGGCATTGAGACAGCGAGCGAGCAGGTCCATCCGGCCGCCCTCGCTGGCGAGCGCGTCGAGCGAGAAGTCGGCGGTCGTCGGGACCTCGTGACCCAGGACGATGAACTGGCGCATAGCGGGGAGACACGCGACGGGGCCAAAGGAGCGTCGGAATCACGGCGACAGTGACGACGCCCCAATACGGGCTTCAGAGTGCGGTGATGACGAGGTCGGAGACGTGGAACGTAGTCCAGCCGTGGTCACCCGCGTCACAGTAGTCGGAGGGCATGATACCGAATCGGACCGACGTCTCGCCGTCGACCGAGACCGTCCTGTCGACCGAGCCACTCGCGCTCCCGTAAGCCTTCATCTGCAGTTTCGGGTCGGTGTGGACGGTCATCCGGAGCACCTCCACCCCGTCCTCGAACACCTGGAAGAACGCGAGCTCCCACCACGCTTTGGCCGCGGTCTCGTAGTCGAACTGGAACTGCAGGGTCCCCGACCGGTCGCCGAGTTCCTTCGTCGCGGCGGCCCTGGAGCACTGCACCACCCGGAACTCGAGTTCGTCCTGGGCGACGACCGACGTGGTCGCGTCACCGCGCTCGGCGGTCGCCCAGGAGCCGGGGTCCGGGGTGGTCGCTGGCTGCTCCGTCGTGGCGGTGTCGGTTCCGGTCGCCTCCGGGGCACTCTCGCCCTCCACGTCGGACTTTCGCTGGACATCGGGGTCGCGGGGCGCGTAGTCCTCCGCGTCTGGAACGCCGTCGCCGTCGGAATCGGTCGCTGTCCCCGCGGTTCCCGTCCCCGCAATCCCGGCGGTCCCCCGGGTCGTGTTCGTCGCCTGATCCCCACTCGACAGCCGGAGACAGCCCGCGAATGAAAGGCCAGTGACCGAAACACCGGCAGTTCGTAACAGTGTCCGGCGGTTTAGCGTACGTCGTCGCCGTGTCATACCACCGAAGAGACAGGCATCCTACGAATACTAATCGGCCGACGGCGACACGTCGGGCGACGACACCGCAAAGAACGCCCGGGCGGCGCGGGCCCCGTCCAGTGTCCCTGAATCTGTCGCCAGCTTGAATTTCGCTGGGAGCCTCAGGACACACATGGTCTCGTGGCGTAGCCTGGCCACGGGCTACCTCGTCGAACTCGTCGCGCTCCTGGTGTTCGTTCCCCTCGCGACGGCGGCGGACCTCCCGGGGTTCTACCAGCTGGCGAGCCCCACCCGGCTCGCTCCAGTGCTGGGTGGGCTGGCCGCCGGGTGGTGGGGACTCCGCGAGTGGGAGGGCCCCGGCAGACCCGACCCGCTCCAGGTCGGCACCAGGAACGGGGCCGCCCTCGCCGTCCTCACCGGGGCTGGGGCGATGATCGGTCTGCTCCTGCAGAGCCCGTTCTGGGCGGTCGTCACCCTCTCCGCGCTCGTGGTGCTTGGCGCGGCCTGGCAAGACGGCGACGCCCGACTGGCCGCCACAGCGGCCTTCGTCGCGGTGCTGACCATCCTCCCACGCCTCCGCATCGGTCTCGGCTTCCTGCTCACGACAGCCTCGCTCTGGCCCCGGATGGGTGACTACGCCTTCCTCGCGCCACAGCCCGGCCTCGACGGCTGGCTCTTGCTCGCCCTCGCCCTCGGCGGCCACGTCCTCGGCGGTGTGCTCGCCGGCCTCTGGGCCAGGCGCTGAGCCCGAGATGGCAAGGCACTAAGCCAGCGGGCGTCTGGCAACCGGTAATGGAGCTACTCGACACCGCCCGGAAGCTGGTCGCCACCGGGCCCGTCTGCGACCCCTGTCTCGGCCGCCCCTTCGCCGACCGGAGCTTCGGGTTGACCAACGCCGAGCGCGGGAAGGCCCTGCGCGTCAGTATCGCCCTCGAGGACGACGAACCCTACGAGTCCCCCGACCGCGAGGACTGCTGGGTGTGTGAGGGCCACACCGCCCGGTTCGACACCTACGCCGAACTCATCGCCGAAGGACTGGAAGGCGTCAGCTTCGAGACCTACCAGGTCGGCACCCGCGCCCCGCCGCTGGTCGAGGAGAACGAGATGCTGTTCCGCGAGGACGCCGGCATGGAACCCGACGCGGGCGAACTGTTCAAGTCGGAGTTCAACCGCGAGGTCGGCAAGCGCGTCGGCCAGCTCACGGAAACGGACGTGGACTTCGAGCGTCCCGACGTGCTGGCGGTCATCGACCTCGAACGCGCCGGCGAGGACCCCTCGACCCACGCGGTCGACGTGCAGGTCAACCCCGCGTTCGTCTTCGGGCGCTACCGCAAGCTCGAACGCGACATCCCCCAGACCGAGTGGCCCTGCCGGGAGTGTGGCGGCACCGGTGTCCAGCTCTCCCGGGAGGAGGGCGAGGAGCCCTGTGACTACTG from Haloarchaeobius sp. HME9146 harbors:
- the trmY gene encoding tRNA (pseudouridine(54)-N(1))-methyltransferase TrmY yields the protein MRQFIVLGHEVPTTADFSLDALASEGGRMDLLARCLNAAFLASHGIREDVRVHLVLGDEYTVTVDGSEVRNLHPDERSIAALVRNALDHREDAIGHMPAEASPGVSIRRFGFETILEECARDGTVVQLHEDGDPASEAELPENPVFVLSDHTDFTDEEESLLADAADLRLRLGPRILHADHSITVAHHWLDTQGYQHF